Genomic segment of Panicum virgatum strain AP13 chromosome 2K, P.virgatum_v5, whole genome shotgun sequence:
AAGAGGCACCTGTTTTCCTGGTTGCCTTGGTTGCATAATCCTCCCCACCAGTTCCAGACCAATGCTGGATGCAGGGGAGAGATTTCATCAACCTTGCGCTTCTTAGTAAGAAACATCATTGAGCTTATGTATTGCAGGCTATGATCAGCTCTGTAGAGAAGGGTTGCATATAGGGAAACCTCTATTAGGAATCTGTTGCGGCCATTGAAAGTCCAGGCTAAGTAGCACATGTTCTTTGTTAATCTAGTTGACATAATAGTAAGAAAAACACTAATAGAGCTTTGGCTATAGCCACAAACTAATGatatgaaaacaaaaatatcgacaccagccaccagcacaAGACAGTTCATGATTGAAGGAGTTCAAAAGAATGACTGATGCAACATAAATCTCATTGATGTGTGCGGTGTACATTTATACATGTTCAGAGGCTGTTAGCCACGTCTAACCAACTAACAACCAAGAGCTAAGTCAGCTAAATACAAGGCACGAACAAGTCAATTCAGTTACATGCAAAATCAATTACCAACACCCCCCTGCAGTCTGTACATCGGATCTCGGACGAACACACAGACTGGATCGAAATTGCTCAAAGACCTTGGTGGAGAGCCCCTTTGTCATTACATCAGCAAATTGTTGATCTGTTGGAACATGTAGAACTCTGAACTCCCCGAGAGCAACTCGTTCTCTGACAAAGTGAATGTCCAgttcaatgtgctttgtgcgctTATGATGAATGGGATTGGTGGCCATGTAAACTGCTGAGATGTTATCACAATATACAATTGTCGCCTTGTCAATGCTGCATCCGAGCTCAAGAAGGAGTTGGCGAAGCCACACACATTCAGCTACTGCATTTGCGACCCCCCTGTACTCAGCTTCGGCGCTTGATCGAGAGACCGTAGGTTGGCGCTTTGAGGACCAAGAGATCAATGAATCACCAAGATAGACACAAAACCCAGATGTTGATCGTCGGGTATCCGGGCAGCCGGCCCAATCGGCGTCCGAGTAGGCACGAACCTCAACAGATGGAGAGGCATGAAGTTCAATTCCAAAGGAAGTAGTACCACGGACATACCTCAGAACACGCTTCAGCAAAGCCAAGTGAGAAAGACGAGGGTCGTGCATATGCAAGCACACCTGTTGCACAGCATGAGCAAGGTCTGGTCGAGTCATCGTGAGATATTGTAGTCCACCAGCGAGACTACGAAACTCAGAGGCATCAGGTACTGGATCgccatcagcagcagcaacttTCGGCGATGTGTCGATCGGTGTAGAAGCCGGTTTGCACTGAAGCATTCCGGCACGATCCAAGAGGTCTTCAGCATATTTTTCTTGTGAGAGAAaaaagcctgaagctgatcgttGAACCTGAATGCCAAGGAAATAGTGAACCGGGCCGAGATCTTTGATGGCAAGTGCAGATTGCAGTTTGGTGATGATGGACTGAAGTAGCACGTCAGTGGACGCCGTCAAAATGATATCGTCGACATAGAGAAGTAAATATGCCATTGCCGAGCCGTGTCGTAGGACGAAGAGGGAGACGTCGGAGCGTGTCGGCCTGAATCCGATGGTGCGGGCGACATCTGTGAACCGATGAAACCAGGCCCGAGGCGCCTGTTTCAAGCCGTACAGAGAACGCTCGAGCTTGCAGACGAGACCAGGATGTTCTTGGTCGATGAAGCCGGCAGGTTGATAGCAGTAAACTTGTTCGTCGAGGAAGCCGTGCAAGAACGCATTCTTGACGTCAAGTTGATGCACCGGCCATGATCGGGACACAGCAAGAGTGAGGATGGTGCGGATGGAAGCCGGCTTGACGACGGGGCTGAAGGTTTCAGTGTAGTCGATGCCGGGCTTTTGAGTGAATCCACGTACCACCCAACGGGCTTTATAGCGTTCCAGAGACCCATCAGCACGGAGCTTATGGCGGAACACCCATTTGCCTGTCACGATGGTGCGTCCGGGCGGCCGTTCAACCAGGCGCCATGTGTTGTTTGCCTGCAAAGCATCAATCTCCTCCTGCATAGCTGCCCTCCAATTTGGGTCACGGAGGGCTGCACGAACTGATGTAGGAATTGGTGACATGGGGTCAGTTGTAACGATGTTGGCATATCGTGGGTTCGGTTTGAACACGCCGGCACGTGCGCGAGTGAGCATTGGGTGCTGAGACTGGACGGGTGATGCTTCAGGGGGCGATGAGGCAGATGTCATTGGCGAAAGCGAGGAGCTTGCTGGCGAAGTGGATGCAGACCGAACGGGTGGAGGATGTGGCTGCCTGGCGATCTGATCGTGGCAGTCCGCGTCCGTCGGCATCGTTGATGCGGGCGTGCGACTCGGCTGCTCCTGCGCAAAGGGAAAGCAATCTTCCTCGAAATAAACATGCCGAGAAGTAAGAACACAGCTGGATGATAGATCAAGGGAACGATATCCCTTGTGATCCGGCGAGTAACCAAGAAGGACGCACTTGATGGAACGGGGAGCAAGCTTGTGGGGTGCGATAGCTGTAATGTTAGGATAACATAGGCAACCAAATGTTCGCAAGTGCTGGTAATCTGGTTGGACGCCGTAGAGTTTCTGGAAAGGAGATATGGCAATGGTTGCTTTGCAGGGTCTACGGTTTAGAAGATAGGCTGCTGTGGCAAGAGCTTCTGCCCAAAATCGATACGGCATGGATGCCTGGAGAAGAAGCGTGCGAGTGCAATCATTGAGGGTTCGTAGAATGCGCTCGGCCTTGCCGTTTTGTGGTGAAGTATATGGGCATGACAACCTGAAGAGAATGCCACGAGAGGTGAAGAAGTTGCGCAGGACTTGATTATCAAACTCTTTGCCATTGTCGGACTGAAAACAGCAAACGGCACGCTGGAATTGAGTCTGAACAAAGGCACAGAAAGAAATGATAATTGAAGCAACTTCAGACTTTTGACGTAAAGGATAAACCCAAACAAAGTGAGTGTAATCATCGAGTATCGCTAAGTAATACTGAAAACCAGAAACACTCGAGACGGGTGACGTCCAAACGTCGCAGTGGAGAAGCTGGAATGGCCCTGTTGTCACTGAACTGGACAAAGAAAAAGGAAGCCGTGTGTGTTTACCCAGGCGGCAAGCATGACAGTGGCTGGATGGCTGCTTATTACATTGAAAATCAAATGATGTGAGAAGCTGAGATAAGTTTTTATTGCTGGGGTGGCCCAATCGACGATGCCAACGAGCAGCAGCTTGAGTGAAGAGGGCCTGTGCAGCCGGAGCAGTGAGACGGTAAAGATCCCCATCACTGTTACATCGGAGAATTTCCATCTTGGTGCGCAGATCCTTGATGGAGAAGCCGAAAGGATCAAATTCAACCGAAACAGAGTTGTCACAGGTTAGATGGCGCACAGATAAAAGATTCTTAACAAGATTAGGTGCAATCAGAATATTGTGAAGATGCAAAGGACGTGTACTAGTTggaactgaagaagaagccatgtGAGAGACAGGAATGGACATGCCATTGCCAACGAGAAtacgagaagaagaaggagcagtTGAGATGGTGGGAAAAGTACCGTGGTTGGACATGTGCGTTGATGCACCAGTGTCCATGACCCAGTCGCCAGCGGGGGAGGTCTGGAGCGCCATGTTGTTGAGAGCAGCGATCAGTGCAGCTTGATCCCAAGAGGGAGCCTGTGGCTGCTGCATGGGCGCAACGCCGTAGTAGGCCTGTGCCAATGGAACGCCGGGACGCGGCCCCAGGACTCCAGTGCCTGGAGGCGGGAGCGGTGGACGCGCCATGGTAGGCCAAGCCTGGAATGTTCCAGACCACGGGTTGACTTGCGGCCACTGTGGTTGGACGGTGGAGGCGTTCCCGGGACGGCCATTGTTGGAGGAGGAGCCGCCCCCGGAGTTCTTCTTCTTGTACCTCTGCTTCTTGCCGGAGCCGCCCGCGCCACCAGCAGATGTTGGAGAGGCAGCGACGCCGGGCTGGGCGCCACCAGCAGATGTTGGAGAGGCGGCGACGCCGGGCTGGGCTGCGAGGGCGAGCGGCGCACCGGACGCGATGGATGCACCGGACGTGGCGGATGCAGCGCCACCGGAGCCGTGCATGTGGGCGAAGAAGGCGGCGGCCTGAGCCCGCTTGGCCGCGGTGTCGACGCGATTTTCTTCAAGGCGAAGTTGAGATCGCACCTTCAGGAACGACGGCAGCCTTTTGTGACTGGTGATACTGGGAATCACATTGTGGAGCCGTTCATTGAGACCACGCAGCAAGGTGATGACGAGTTCCTGGTTCAACACAGGCGAGCCGAGATCGCGGAGTTGATCTGCGAGCTGCTTCACCTTGGAGCAGTAGGCCATCACGGACATGTCACCTTGGTAGACATTGTGGAAGTCGGCGCCGACGTAGACTGATCGTGTCGCCTTGTTGTCGCGGAAGAGGCCGCGGATGGCACGCCAGAGAGAGTACGCCGTGTCCCGGCTGGTCTGCACGGTGCGAAGGATGTCGTTGGAGATGGTGCAGTACAGCCAGGAGACGATGGAGTAGTCGTTCTGGACCCAGTCGGAGCTGCCCTCGGCGTCGGAGCTGTTGACGTGGTCGAGCAGTCCAAACTTGGCGAAGACGGCGAGGAAGCAGAGACGCCATGGACCGTAGTTGGCCTCATCAAAATCGAGTACCATGGGAACGTGGGTTTTGATGTTGATCAGTTGAACCTGGGAGGCCGGAGCAGGGTTGGTGACGACTAGAGGGATGTCAAGATCCGAGGAGGACGAAGATCCGCCAGGAGAGGAGGATCCATCGGAGGAGGCCATGAGGGACGAGGAGAGGAGCAAAAGAGTGCAGCGGAAAAAACGGATCGGAGTAACTAAGCTGATACCATGAAGGAGTTCAAAAGAATGACTGATGCAACATAAATCTCATTGATGTGTGCGGTGTACATTTATACATGTTCAGAGGCTGTTAGCCACGTCTAACCAACTAACAACCAAGAGCTAAGTCAGCTAAATACAAGGCACGAACAAGTCAATTCAGTTACATGCAAAATCAATTACCAACAATGATTATATGCATCACATAAGAGCAATCTATATGACACACAAGAAGCCTTAAGAGACATGTGACAATATGCCACTGTAGGATAAAAGTAGCCCCTCAAAAATTTTTAGGGCAATTTAACAGTAGAGATATTACAAATTCATTGAAGAAGCAGGAGGTAAGGTATGGAAAGAAAGTTAATATTGCTGGAGGAAAATGGTTAAGCCAAAATATTTTAGCTACTCCCTGCAACATGCAAAATGCTCTGTCACTTACAGAGTCAAGAAAGGACGAGAACTTTCTTACGCAGAAGCTCTTGCAAATCAATTATGATCGTATCTATGTGCTATATATCTTTTCTGTTGGAATTTTGGTTTATAAGTTCTATTATGGAAAATAGTAGAACTTATAAACCAAAATTCCAACAGAAAAGATATATAGCACATAGATACGATCATAATCGTTGCCCCAATATCCGGTTAAGCATGACTGCAAAATAACATCAAACTAGTTATGCCAACAGACATGACCTGAGCTTCTCCAGTGGAGCACACCCCAAATCAGTGTAGCATTTAGGGCACCATTTGATATCCTCATCCTCAAACTTCTGACATATGCATTTCCTGCAGACTGATGAGAGCATACCATAATATCAATGACTGAAGCAATGTGTAAGATAGTAAGACATCTACAAATTAGCAACAATATAAGATGACGATTAAAATCAATTCAAGCACAAATGTGGTATAAAACGTATGAAAACAAATTATCCAGACCGTCAGTAATAATTCTTTGAGCTCGACCTAACCTTTGTCAGAACTCGGAACCAGCACCACCAAGTCACCAACCAATTGACCCATACCCTAATAAAATCCCCCGCACACAAGCAAATGGGAGAGCATGCCCATTTCACGAATCAAGAAACGCTAGCGcacgaggagagagagagagagagagagagagagagagagagagagagagagagagagagtatggCGGCAGGGGGAGCTCACAGGAGTGGAGGCActcggagacggtggtggcatCGCGGAGGATGCCGCCGCAGAGGCCGCAGGTGACGCACGGCGCTACGCTCGAGCGGTGCGCAGGCGCTGCCTTGTCGGCGTTCACGCAATCGCCTCCCCGCGCGGGGCCCCGCTCGGGCGGCTCGCTAGTGCGGGAGCCCCGGTtcgccgacggcgagggcgcCGAGGTTTGCTGGGGCTTCTCCGACCGTGCCATAGCTGTGACCTGTGGAGCAAGGTagtggttttcttttttttaaaaaaaactcaggTAGTGGGTGGTAGGGTGTATAATGTAGTCGCAGAATGTTTGGTTGGGCTAGtcgagtactccctccgtctttatttggaaaaaaattgagtGGACACCCGGCGCAGGGGCGCCCCCGTGCGACCCCTCGCCCGATGCTCGCCTTTCCCAATCGGACACGCCTGTCGTTTGGCTCCCGCTTGCTCCCGCGCAACGTAAGGCGCCCGCTCGGCTTCCGCTAAACTCGCTCGCTCGGCTCGCCTCTTTTTCCTAGCCTCGGCTCGCCTCTCGATCGAAAAGCGCCCTAAAGCCAGCGACAGTTCTTCTACGGACGGCGAAGCCTTACCCGGCAACAGCGACGGGCGGAGGGGATCAAGCGGCGGTTCACGTCACCCGTGTGAAGCCCTACCTGGCTAGGTGACGCTG
This window contains:
- the LOC120664083 gene encoding uncharacterized protein LOC120664083 gives rise to the protein MASSDGSSSPGGSSSSSDLDIPLVVTNPAPASQVQLINIKTHVPMVLDFDEANYGPWRLCFLAVFAKFGLLDHVNSSDAEGSSDWVQNDYSIVSWLYCTISNDILRTVQTSRDTAYSLWRAIRGLFRDNKATRSVYVGADFHNVYQGDMSVMAYCSKVKQLADQLRDLGSPVLNQELVITLLRGLNERLHNVIPSITSHKRLPSFLKVRSQLRLEENRVDTAAKRAQAAAFFAHMHGSGGAASATSGASIASGAPLALAAQPGVAASPTSAGGAQPGVAASPTSAGGAGGSGKKQRYKKKNSGGGSSSNNGRPGNASTVQPQWPQVNPWSGTFQAWPTMARPPLPPPGTGVLGPRPGVPLAQAYYGVAPMQQPQAPSWDQAALIAALNNMALQTSPAGDWVMDTGASTHMSNHGSAHQDGNSPM